One part of the Acetoanaerobium sticklandii genome encodes these proteins:
- a CDS encoding glycogen/starch/alpha-glucan phosphorylase gives MYLTKEQVKKDIEAKILSLFAVDITDATGQQVFVALGNLIRDYCARGWVDTNKTYEKYKEKQVYYFSIEFLLGKMLKANLLNLGILDVCDDAISEMGFDLDEIQSYEPEPGLGNGGLGRLAACFLDSMAALAIPGHGCGIRYKYGLFEQKFIDGYQVEVPENWLREGNVWEVRKPDKAVLVKFKGELDIKEEEGKFKVTHKNYEPVLAVPYDTPVIGFDNNTVNNLRLFSAEMPSDDFDLAQISHGDYKKALDYKYSVESISQVLYPDDSSEEGKTLRLKQEYFMVSAGVQSIIRRYKKLNLPIEEFNEKVSIHINDTHPALCIPELMRILLDEYYLSWDKAWEITTLTMSYTNHTILSEALETWSSDLMRNLLPRIYMIIEEINRRFCEQLIKLNPDNQDKINAMAIIAHSTVRMANLAIVGSHSTNGVAKLHTEILKNRELNNFYQMYPARFNNKTNGITHRRWLMLANPNLSNLVTETIGDIWKRVPTDLIKLKEYNEDSAFLSKIEQIKYDNKVKLADVILKNNEIIVDPSSIFDVQVKRLHAYKRQLMNALHILHLYHRIIEDSSYDMHPRTFIFGAKAAPGYYLAKKIIKFINSIADMINNDPRVKGKLKIVFMENYSVTLAQSIIPAADVSEQISTASKEASGTGNMKFMMNGAVTLATMDGANVEIFNEVGNDNIVIFGLTAKEVLSHEMNNDYKSVDIYHRDHALRRVIDDLINGFIPGFSVDDGLDIYHHLITHNDSFFVLRDFKEYSLAHQKIDSLYKKKDTWNKMCVDNIASSGQFTSDRTITSYANGIWSTRIGEHF, from the coding sequence ATGTATTTGACAAAAGAACAGGTAAAGAAAGATATCGAAGCTAAAATACTGAGCTTATTTGCAGTGGATATAACGGATGCTACTGGTCAGCAGGTATTTGTAGCACTAGGCAATCTTATAAGAGATTACTGTGCAAGAGGCTGGGTTGATACAAATAAAACTTATGAAAAATATAAAGAAAAACAGGTATATTATTTTTCTATAGAGTTTTTGCTGGGGAAAATGCTCAAAGCAAATCTATTGAATTTAGGGATATTAGATGTCTGTGATGATGCGATTTCTGAGATGGGCTTTGATTTAGATGAAATTCAAAGCTACGAACCAGAACCTGGGCTTGGCAATGGTGGACTTGGAAGATTAGCAGCTTGCTTTTTAGACTCAATGGCAGCTCTAGCAATCCCAGGACATGGTTGTGGGATTAGATATAAATATGGACTTTTTGAGCAGAAATTTATAGATGGATATCAAGTTGAAGTTCCTGAAAATTGGCTTAGAGAAGGTAATGTATGGGAAGTAAGAAAACCAGACAAAGCGGTTCTAGTTAAATTTAAGGGCGAGCTTGATATAAAAGAAGAAGAAGGAAAATTTAAAGTAACTCATAAAAATTATGAACCTGTTCTTGCAGTTCCATATGATACTCCAGTTATTGGATTTGATAATAATACGGTAAACAATCTTAGATTATTTAGTGCTGAAATGCCATCAGACGATTTTGACCTTGCTCAGATTAGTCATGGAGATTATAAAAAAGCACTAGACTATAAGTACTCTGTTGAGTCTATATCACAGGTATTATATCCAGATGATTCTAGCGAAGAAGGTAAGACTCTAAGACTAAAACAGGAGTACTTTATGGTATCAGCTGGGGTGCAGAGCATAATACGAAGATATAAGAAGTTGAATTTACCAATAGAAGAGTTTAATGAAAAGGTGTCTATTCATATAAATGATACTCATCCTGCCCTTTGTATACCAGAGCTTATGCGTATACTTTTAGACGAATATTATTTGTCTTGGGATAAAGCATGGGAAATCACTACTTTGACTATGTCATACACTAATCACACAATACTTAGCGAGGCTTTAGAAACATGGTCATCTGATTTAATGAGAAATTTACTTCCGAGAATTTATATGATAATAGAAGAAATTAACAGAAGATTTTGCGAGCAGCTCATAAAACTAAACCCAGATAACCAAGATAAAATTAACGCTATGGCAATTATAGCTCATTCTACTGTTAGAATGGCAAATCTTGCCATAGTTGGAAGTCATAGTACAAATGGAGTAGCAAAGCTTCATACTGAAATCTTGAAAAATAGAGAGCTAAATAATTTCTATCAGATGTATCCTGCTAGATTTAATAATAAAACCAATGGGATAACTCATAGAAGATGGCTTATGCTTGCAAATCCAAATCTTAGTAATCTAGTGACGGAAACTATAGGTGATATATGGAAGAGAGTTCCTACAGATTTGATTAAGCTTAAAGAATATAATGAAGACTCAGCTTTTTTATCAAAAATAGAGCAGATAAAGTATGATAATAAAGTTAAGCTAGCGGATGTGATTCTTAAAAATAATGAAATTATTGTAGATCCAAGTTCGATATTTGATGTCCAAGTTAAACGTCTTCATGCATATAAAAGGCAGCTGATGAATGCTCTTCACATACTTCATCTATACCATAGAATAATTGAAGATTCTAGCTATGACATGCATCCTAGGACATTTATATTTGGAGCTAAAGCAGCTCCAGGATATTATCTAGCAAAAAAAATTATTAAGTTTATAAACTCTATAGCAGATATGATAAATAATGACCCAAGAGTCAAGGGAAAATTAAAGATAGTATTCATGGAGAACTACTCTGTTACTCTAGCTCAAAGTATAATTCCTGCTGCAGATGTAAGTGAGCAGATTTCTACTGCTTCAAAAGAAGCTTCTGGAACAGGAAATATGAAATTTATGATGAATGGAGCAGTTACTTTAGCAACTATGGATGGAGCTAATGTAGAAATATTTAATGAAGTGGGAAATGATAATATAGTTATTTTTGGACTTACGGCCAAAGAGGTTTTATCTCATGAGATGAACAATGATTATAAATCTGTAGATATATATCATAGAGACCATGCTCTACGAAGGGTAATTGATGATCTAATCAATGGATTTATTCCAGGCTTTAGTGTGGATGATGGCTTAGATATATATCACCATCTTATAACACACAATGATTCTTTTTTTGTATTAAGAGATTTCAAGGAATACTCGCTAGCTCACCAGAAAATAGATTCTCTTTATAAGAAAAAAGATACCTGGAATAAAATGTGTGTAGATAACATAGCTTCATCAGGTCAATTTACAAGTGATAGAACAATAACCTCATATGCTAACGGTATTTGGAGCACTAGAATAGGTGAACATTTCTAG
- a CDS encoding glycoside hydrolase family 13 protein, producing MKPASDIGLYFDSWDETFKKPFGAIERNSKVDFKISFEPTISSKINRIDMELFYEDKKMFIEMNYDSEFYYISWKFEHIGLYFYRFVIYIDHHRYFLGPEYLATGGLALIYEDEKAPSYQLTVHGKIEKVPEFYSEGTVYQIFVDRFSNGNENGQLLDIKPNSYIYSSWEDTPSYIKGPNGEILRWDFYGGNLKGVIDKLDYLKQLGVTCIYLNPIFLARSCHKYDTADYSKIDSMFGDEELFKELIEKAKNKNIYIILDGVFSHTGSDSIYFNKYNSFSSVGAYQSKESKYFSWFKFKNHPESYDSWWGIGDLPNVNEMEPSYLEFITGEEGIVAKWMKMGIKGFRLDVADELPEEFIKILRKRMKSIDKDSVLLGEVWEDATNKISYGERRQYMLGESLDSVTAYPYRRTLFNFINREISAQTFYNICTMFKENYPKEYYKSALKMIGSHDVQRAMTELGSEKKFLLAVTMQLLFLGPVLIYYGDEVGLTGGKDPENRATYPWDSYEHLGFKYEYKTNPRKNLNVFNHYKKILEIRKNESVIKKGNVSYLVLSNRSIAYRRFDDKNEIFVIANSSELSEEVIIETNSKKYVDLLTGEELFVTGDRLELIIEGESSRIIKRMQ from the coding sequence ATGAAGCCTGCCTCTGACATAGGACTTTATTTTGATTCATGGGACGAAACTTTTAAAAAACCTTTTGGAGCAATTGAAAGAAATTCAAAAGTAGATTTTAAAATATCCTTCGAACCTACAATTTCGAGTAAAATAAATAGAATAGACATGGAACTTTTCTATGAAGATAAGAAAATGTTTATAGAAATGAACTATGACAGTGAGTTTTATTATATAAGCTGGAAGTTTGAACATATAGGGCTTTATTTTTATAGATTTGTAATTTATATAGACCACCATAGATACTTTCTTGGACCAGAGTATTTAGCGACTGGAGGGCTAGCGTTAATTTATGAAGATGAAAAGGCTCCATCATACCAGCTTACTGTTCATGGAAAAATAGAAAAGGTCCCAGAATTTTATAGTGAAGGGACTGTTTATCAGATTTTTGTAGATAGATTTTCAAATGGAAATGAAAACGGCCAGCTATTAGATATAAAGCCAAATAGCTATATATATTCATCTTGGGAGGACACACCTTCCTACATAAAAGGACCAAATGGAGAGATACTAAGATGGGATTTTTATGGAGGAAATCTAAAAGGAGTAATAGATAAGCTGGATTATCTGAAGCAGCTTGGTGTAACTTGTATTTATCTGAATCCAATTTTTTTAGCAAGAAGTTGCCACAAATATGATACAGCAGATTATTCAAAAATTGATTCCATGTTTGGAGATGAAGAGCTTTTTAAAGAGCTAATAGAAAAAGCTAAAAATAAGAATATATATATTATTTTAGATGGAGTATTTAGTCATACGGGTAGTGATAGTATTTATTTTAATAAGTACAATAGTTTTTCTAGTGTAGGAGCTTATCAATCCAAAGAATCTAAGTACTTCAGCTGGTTTAAATTTAAAAATCATCCAGAAAGCTATGATTCGTGGTGGGGGATAGGTGATTTGCCAAATGTAAATGAAATGGAGCCCTCGTATCTTGAGTTTATAACAGGTGAAGAAGGAATAGTAGCCAAGTGGATGAAAATGGGAATTAAGGGTTTCAGACTAGATGTAGCAGATGAACTTCCAGAGGAATTTATTAAGATTCTTAGAAAAAGAATGAAATCAATAGACAAGGATAGTGTACTTTTAGGTGAAGTTTGGGAAGATGCAACAAATAAAATATCATATGGAGAAAGAAGACAGTACATGCTAGGAGAGTCACTAGATTCTGTAACTGCATATCCATATAGAAGAACTTTGTTTAATTTTATAAACAGAGAAATAAGTGCTCAGACATTTTATAATATTTGTACTATGTTCAAAGAAAACTATCCTAAGGAATACTACAAGTCAGCTCTAAAAATGATAGGAAGCCATGATGTTCAAAGGGCAATGACTGAGCTTGGAAGTGAAAAGAAATTTTTACTTGCAGTTACAATGCAGCTACTTTTTTTAGGTCCTGTTCTTATTTATTATGGAGATGAAGTTGGGCTCACTGGTGGAAAAGACCCTGAAAACAGAGCCACCTATCCATGGGATTCATATGAGCACCTAGGGTTTAAATATGAATACAAAACCAATCCTAGAAAAAATCTTAATGTTTTTAACCATTATAAAAAAATTCTTGAAATTAGAAAAAACGAGTCTGTCATAAAAAAAGGTAATGTTAGCTATTTGGTTCTTTCGAATAGATCAATAGCGTATAGAAGATTTGATGATAAAAACGAAATCTTTGTGATTGCAAACAGCTCGGAGCTTTCAGAGGAAGTTATTATCGAGACAAATTCTAAAAAATATGTTGATTTATTAACAGGTGAAGAACTTTTTGTAACTGGGGATAGATTAGAGCTTATTATCGAGGGAGAATCTTCAAGAATTATAAAAAGAATGCAATAA
- a CDS encoding DEAD/DEAH box helicase: protein MRTFYDLGINTDNIDKLRNMYITKPTKIQEQAIPLILKGKDIIGKAQTGTGKTLAFVLPLIQMLDENISIPQVLILTPTRELALQITTVVEELLKDSAFDVVSVYGGHDVEKQKNQLKNNAQFVVGTPGRILDHIREGSINFKNLKHVVIDEADQMMAFGFMEDLDLLFDKTPQKIQKMIFSATIPDMIRKLARKIMNNAINIDIDPESVVIDNIRQVVVRTTEERRLQSLEMALKEFKPFMAMIFCKSKERANELYDNMVNLRYDVEILHGDFSQNKRENIMKRFRELKFPFLVTTDISARGMDIDGITHVFNYDIPRQIEYYIHRVGRTGRAGEKGIAVSFVADKEVEQMKKIQKTVGISIPEVYDRSSDERKRMNIETLLEGKVKTKEVRYRKTTKSKPSLVNARKSGKKRTNPRKGSSK from the coding sequence ATGAGAACATTTTACGATTTAGGTATTAATACAGATAATATAGATAAACTGAGAAATATGTATATTACTAAACCAACAAAAATTCAAGAACAGGCTATTCCTCTTATTCTTAAGGGAAAGGATATAATTGGAAAAGCGCAAACAGGAACAGGAAAAACCTTGGCATTTGTGTTACCTTTAATTCAAATGCTAGATGAAAATATATCTATACCTCAAGTACTTATATTAACACCTACAAGAGAATTGGCACTTCAGATTACTACTGTTGTTGAAGAATTGCTTAAGGACTCGGCTTTTGATGTGGTATCAGTTTATGGAGGCCATGATGTTGAAAAGCAAAAGAACCAATTAAAAAACAATGCACAATTTGTAGTAGGTACGCCAGGTAGAATTTTGGATCACATAAGAGAAGGCAGCATAAACTTCAAAAATCTAAAGCATGTAGTAATAGATGAAGCTGACCAGATGATGGCATTTGGATTTATGGAGGATCTTGATTTACTTTTTGATAAGACTCCACAAAAAATTCAAAAGATGATTTTCTCTGCTACTATTCCTGATATGATAAGAAAGCTAGCAAGAAAAATAATGAATAATGCTATTAATATAGATATAGACCCAGAGAGCGTAGTAATTGACAATATAAGACAAGTTGTAGTCAGAACAACGGAAGAAAGAAGACTTCAATCATTAGAAATGGCATTAAAAGAATTTAAACCATTTATGGCTATGATATTTTGTAAATCAAAAGAAAGAGCCAATGAACTTTATGACAATATGGTAAATCTTAGATACGATGTAGAAATCTTACATGGAGATTTTTCGCAAAACAAGCGTGAAAATATAATGAAACGATTTAGAGAACTGAAATTTCCTTTTCTTGTAACTACAGATATTTCAGCTAGAGGAATGGATATAGATGGAATAACTCATGTATTCAATTACGATATTCCAAGACAAATAGAATACTATATTCATAGAGTAGGAAGAACAGGTAGAGCAGGAGAAAAGGGGATTGCAGTTTCATTTGTAGCTGATAAAGAAGTAGAGCAAATGAAAAAAATTCAAAAGACAGTTGGAATTTCTATTCCTGAAGTATATGATAGAAGTTCTGATGAAAGAAAAAGAATGAATATAGAAACCTTATTAGAGGGAAAAGTTAAAACTAAAGAAGTTAGATATAGAAAAACTACTAAATCTAAGCCTTCATTAGTAAATGCAAGAAAAAGCGGGAAAAAAAGAACAAACCCAAGAAAAGGCTCATCTAAATAA
- a CDS encoding PilZ domain-containing protein, producing the protein MEDRRKHNRIPFKVSLVVDSLFKQNNTKIENLDAEITVYDISPRGVGFYSKADLPIDFYFDAEISFDENRHFLTVLRIVRKTDIEDGYNYGCEFVGLADNLALIINEYAEVQKQ; encoded by the coding sequence ATGGAAGATAGAAGAAAACATAATCGTATACCATTTAAAGTAAGTTTAGTAGTAGATTCCCTTTTCAAACAAAACAATACTAAAATTGAGAATTTGGATGCTGAAATAACTGTTTACGATATATCTCCTAGAGGTGTTGGTTTTTACTCAAAAGCAGATTTGCCTATCGATTTTTATTTCGATGCTGAAATTTCTTTTGATGAAAACAGACATTTTTTGACAGTTCTTCGAATAGTTAGAAAAACAGATATAGAAGATGGCTATAACTACGGATGTGAGTTTGTAGGATTGGCTGATAATTTAGCACTCATAATAAATGAGTATGCAGAAGTTCAAAAGCAATAG
- a CDS encoding transglutaminase domain-containing protein, with the protein MKNKLDKNLRGMLFLGLTLVMASSFTQKIYSLGVKEKTRESVAQALSIAGEKIGYRRINLDPRLVALTGEELKYVNLNIDIALKTIIKPEHTDREKLKVIYDYVVENLTYDYSTVNNSAYQALKQRRTMCAGYSQLFYLMSKRAGFDVSYVIGEAGNDLHIWNKIKLGEDNYYIDTTWASKDIAKRYEYFLIDANSLSKTHTWK; encoded by the coding sequence ATGAAAAATAAATTAGATAAAAACCTCAGAGGAATGCTTTTCTTAGGACTTACCCTTGTTATGGCATCTTCGTTTACTCAAAAAATTTATTCCTTAGGAGTGAAGGAAAAAACAAGAGAATCAGTTGCACAAGCCTTGTCTATTGCTGGAGAGAAGATTGGATATAGAAGAATAAATTTAGATCCTAGATTAGTAGCACTTACTGGAGAAGAATTGAAATATGTAAATCTCAATATAGATATTGCTCTAAAAACTATAATAAAACCAGAACATACAGATAGAGAAAAATTAAAAGTAATTTATGATTATGTAGTAGAAAACTTAACTTATGATTATTCTACGGTTAACAATTCTGCATATCAGGCATTAAAGCAAAGAAGAACCATGTGCGCGGGCTATTCTCAGTTGTTTTATTTGATGAGTAAAAGAGCTGGATTTGATGTAAGCTATGTAATTGGAGAAGCGGGGAACGATTTACACATTTGGAATAAAATTAAGCTAGGTGAGGACAATTACTATATAGATACAACATGGGCGAGTAAGGATATAGCTAAAAGATACGAGTATTTTTTAATAGATGCAAATAGCCTTTCAAAAACTCACACATGGAAGTAA
- a CDS encoding cob(I)yrinic acid a,c-diamide adenosyltransferase, whose translation MKNQGLIHVYTGDGKGKTTASVGLGMRAAGRDFKVVMVQFLKSSDTGELKVIEKLDNFEVHRFERPRGFFWTLNDKEKLELQEDIDKAMQFVKDRLESGDCDLLILDEVMGSIKNKLIDVDKLVSMLKNRKPHMEVVLTGRNVPAEIVEIADYVSEINPIKHPFEKGIPARRGIED comes from the coding sequence ATGAAAAATCAAGGCTTAATTCACGTTTATACTGGAGATGGAAAAGGTAAGACTACTGCATCTGTTGGACTAGGTATGAGGGCGGCAGGCAGAGATTTCAAAGTTGTTATGGTTCAGTTCTTAAAATCTTCTGATACAGGGGAGCTTAAAGTTATAGAAAAGCTTGATAATTTTGAGGTTCATAGATTTGAAAGACCAAGAGGATTTTTTTGGACTCTAAATGATAAAGAAAAGCTTGAGCTTCAAGAAGATATTGATAAAGCAATGCAGTTTGTAAAGGATAGATTGGAATCAGGAGATTGCGATTTATTGATTTTAGATGAAGTTATGGGAAGCATAAAAAACAAGCTGATAGATGTTGATAAGCTAGTAAGTATGCTAAAAAATAGAAAGCCTCATATGGAAGTTGTACTTACAGGAAGAAATGTTCCAGCTGAAATTGTTGAGATTGCAGATTACGTTTCAGAAATAAATCCAATCAAGCATCCTTTTGAAAAAGGAATTCCAGCGAGAAGAGGAATAGAGGATTAA
- a CDS encoding MarR family winged helix-turn-helix transcriptional regulator: MKPEDKLKLDNQLCFAVYVASKEIIKQYKPFLDPLGLTYTQYITLLALWEKSDISVKELGQRLFLDSGTLTPLLKKLEAMNLIERVRSSDDERLIIVSLTKKGLDLKKEVIDIPDKIICSTNLNIENAVSLKKHLDILLDGMCK; this comes from the coding sequence ATGAAACCTGAAGATAAATTAAAGCTAGATAATCAACTATGCTTCGCAGTATATGTGGCATCCAAAGAAATAATAAAGCAATACAAACCTTTTCTGGACCCACTAGGATTGACTTACACTCAATATATAACCTTGCTTGCTCTTTGGGAAAAAAGTGATATTTCTGTTAAGGAATTAGGACAAAGATTATTTTTAGATTCTGGTACCTTGACTCCTTTGCTAAAGAAGCTAGAAGCCATGAATTTAATTGAGAGAGTACGCTCAAGCGATGATGAAAGACTAATAATCGTTTCTTTGACAAAAAAAGGGCTGGATTTAAAAAAAGAAGTTATTGATATACCTGATAAAATCATATGCTCAACAAATTTAAATATAGAAAATGCAGTTTCTTTGAAAAAACATCTTGATATATTACTTGACGGTATGTGTAAATAA
- a CDS encoding glutathione peroxidase — protein sequence MNIYDFTAKDIDGNLVSLQDYKGKVLIVVNTASKCGFTPQYEDLQKLYDNYKDKGVEILGFPCNQFMDQEPGTNQETKSFCSLNYGVNFPLFEKTDVNGKFAHPLFKYLVSEAPFKGFDMSNPTNKMLDAMLKDKFPEFAVGDAVKWNFTKFIIDKEGNVVNRFEPATEPMDMVSTIENLL from the coding sequence ATGAACATTTATGATTTTACTGCTAAGGATATCGATGGTAATTTAGTTTCTCTTCAAGATTATAAAGGTAAGGTACTTATAGTTGTAAACACGGCTAGCAAATGTGGCTTTACTCCCCAATACGAGGATTTGCAAAAGCTATATGATAATTACAAGGACAAAGGGGTAGAGATTTTAGGTTTCCCATGTAATCAATTTATGGATCAAGAACCTGGAACAAACCAAGAAACAAAATCTTTTTGTTCTCTTAACTACGGTGTTAACTTTCCACTATTCGAAAAAACAGATGTAAATGGGAAATTTGCTCATCCATTATTTAAATATTTAGTGTCTGAAGCTCCATTTAAAGGTTTTGATATGTCAAATCCTACAAACAAAATGCTAGATGCTATGCTAAAAGATAAGTTCCCTGAATTTGCTGTAGGCGATGCTGTAAAATGGAACTTTACAAAGTTTATCATCGATAAAGAAGGTAATGTAGTTAATAGATTTGAACCTGCTACAGAGCCTATGGATATGGTTTCCACTATAGAAAATTTATTATAA
- a CDS encoding HAD family hydrolase yields MKKIAAFFDIDGTFYRDSLMTEHFKKLIKYDIIDPLMWHAHAKEAFNDWDKRQGNYDDYLLELAGVYIDTLTGVPRESIEFTSQNVIDQKSERVYRYTRSRIKWHKESGHTVIFISGSPDYLVKRMAKKYNVTEYKATEYIFKDDIFTGRIVPMWDSKSKDKAIDYFVEKHDLDLSKSYAYGDTHGDFSMLKRVGYPIAINPAKELLNDIKNDEGLRKRAEIIIERKDVIYSFTPDQITTLL; encoded by the coding sequence ATGAAAAAAATTGCAGCTTTTTTTGATATAGATGGTACTTTTTACAGGGATTCTCTAATGACGGAGCATTTTAAGAAATTGATTAAATACGATATCATAGATCCTCTAATGTGGCATGCTCACGCAAAGGAAGCTTTCAATGACTGGGATAAGCGTCAGGGTAATTATGATGATTATCTTCTTGAGCTAGCTGGAGTTTATATAGATACTCTTACTGGAGTGCCTAGAGAAAGTATTGAGTTTACAAGTCAAAATGTAATAGACCAGAAATCAGAACGAGTATATAGATACACTCGTTCAAGAATAAAGTGGCATAAAGAAAGTGGTCATACCGTAATATTTATTTCCGGAAGCCCTGATTACTTGGTTAAACGAATGGCAAAAAAATACAATGTAACTGAATACAAAGCTACTGAGTATATATTTAAGGATGATATTTTCACTGGCAGAATAGTTCCTATGTGGGACTCAAAAAGCAAAGACAAAGCTATTGATTATTTTGTTGAAAAACATGATTTAGACCTTTCTAAGTCCTATGCTTATGGTGATACTCATGGAGATTTTTCAATGCTAAAGCGCGTAGGCTATCCTATTGCTATAAATCCAGCTAAAGAGCTACTAAACGATATAAAAAATGATGAAGGCTTAAGAAAAAGAGCTGAAATTATAATAGAAAGAAAGGATGTAATTTATTCTTTCACTCCTGACCAAATTACCACTTTATTATAA